Proteins found in one Asterias rubens chromosome 12, eAstRub1.3, whole genome shotgun sequence genomic segment:
- the LOC117297401 gene encoding translation initiation factor eIF-2B subunit beta-like, producing MTDLTERVNVFISDLKKGKVKGSYDVAHQTLSLLRRVIAQTRWASAGELMNRIKQEGLRMMDAQPSESAVGNMVRRVIKIIREEFAAIIKGQSVDSGDQQQSLHKMLVAEGQADDFSMPSPHLKVRVIESINELFTELESSADNIAMQALEHIHSNEVIMTMGKSRTVQAFLLNAARKRKFHVIVAEAAPAYQGQELAARLAEEKIQTTVITDSAVFAVMSRVNKVIIGTHTVMANGGLKAVSGSYALALAAKHHSVPLIVCAPMYKLSPQHMCSFDQDGFNKFESPQDVMRFAEGDVLSKVQIHNPVFDYVPPELVTLYLSNIGGNAPSYVYRLLSELYHPDDHHLVRK from the exons ATGACCGATCTGACAGAGAGAGTTAATGTCTTTATCTCCGATCTTAAGAAggg GAAAGTGAAGGGGTCGTATGATGTTGCTCATCAGACTCTATCGTTATTACGACGAGTGATCGCTCAGACACGTTGGGCTAGCGCCGGTGAATTAATGAATCGTATTAAACAAGAAGGATTACGTATGATGGATGCCCAGCCATCAGAGTCTGCAGTCGGAAACATGGTCAGGAGAGTTATTAAGATCATCAGGGAAGAATTTGCTGC AATCATTAAAGGCCAAAGTGTAGACTCGGGAGACCAGCAGCAATCACTTCAT aaAATGCTAGTAGCTGAAGGTCAGGCTGATGATTTCAGTATGCCAAGCCCACATCTCAAG GTTCGAGTTATTGAAAGCATCAATGAGTTGTTTACTGAGCTGGAGAGTAGTGCTGATAACATTGCAATGCAAGCATTAGAACACATCCATTCTAATGAAGTTATAATGACTATGGGTAAATCACGCACAGTACAAGCATTCTTACTG AACGCTGCCAGAAAGCGTAAATTTCATGTAATAGTTGCAGAGGCAGCCCCTGCTTATCAG GGCCAAGAGCTAGCAGCGAGACTAGCTGAAGAGAAGATTCAGACGACAGTCATAACGGATTCTGCAGTATTTGCTGTTATGTCTAGAGTTAATAAAGTCATTATAGGAACACATACAGTCATGGCTAACGGAGG ATTAAAAGCAGTGAGTGGGAGTTATGCACTAGCACTAGCAGCAAAACATCACTCAGTGCCT CTGATTGTATGTGCTCCAATGTATAAACTATCACCTCAGCATATGTGTTCATTTGATCag GATGGTTTCAATAAATTTGAGTCTCCTCAAGACGTGATGAGATTTGCTGAAGGTGACGTTCTCTCCAAGGTGCAAATCCATAATCCAGTATTTGATTATGTCCCACCAGAATTAGTCACGCTCTATTTATCCAACAT AGGCGGTAATGCACCATCATATGTGTACAGATTACTGAGTGAGTTATACCACCCTGATGATCATCATCTAGTCCGTAAATAG